taaaaaaaaaccgaaGTGATGCGGTTCTATTTAATTCCGAGAGCCAAGAATCCGAAGCTAAGTATAAAAGCTGAGTATTAAAAAACGGGAACTGGTGTAACAGTTTAACTATTTGATTTGCACATTTGATGGAGAGGAACGCAtaagtaaggacataaggaagataaaaaattcaataaaggaGGCGCTTGTAAACAGTGCTGAGCTGATGAGAGAATCGGTATGTAAGAGTGtgaagaaaaggctagcgaagaGCTTTATAAAGTGCGTTTTACTTTGAGGCGCGGAAGAGCAGGCACTGAAGATATAAGACAAGAAAGGAGTGGAAATGTTCAATTTGGAGGTGAGGAGAATAGAAATGGTGAAGCGAACACAGAGGCAAGGACAGAATAAGTGCTAGAGATGGTGGGAAGAACAGGAAATTTTTAGAAGGGATCTGGAAGAGACAGAAGACTTAGTTCTAAACGGGGAAGGAATGCCTAAAACTGAGTTAGGAGGATGAAAGGTAAGTGGGGAAGGAAATAGGGTTTATTGGCAGAATAAAAGTAAATAGAGTTTAAAATTTACTGAATAGGAAATCTGACCGTGAGAGTGGATATTTGATTTGTGGATGGCATCTACCaaagcaccattgtcctcgttctttttctattatatgttcctatcccttcctGTCCTTACCTTTAGACTGCAATTTGTGATTCTGTACAGGCGGCTTATGATGAAATTGGTCGTGAATATGGTCCATACGGTTATTATtagggtaaaatttaaaattagaaaatactcATCTGCAGCAATAGTCCGAAATACTCGAAGCTTACAACTTATCGCGAGAGCaacgaaagattaaaaaaaatcttcacaaAATATGCTGCTCTTATTTAGTCAAAGTGATTTTATGGGAGGAAAAGTCCACAGATAATTTGAGCGTAcagaaattttaatgatatagCGGTAATGCACAAAGGTTGAGAAAAAGACTACGctatttcacaaagtaaaagttttattttgtgaaacagcgtgtgcctttgtgcatcatgaaggagtttcactatgttacgccaaccaccatcgcatttatataGCGGTAAATTGCTTTAGATTCACACATCGTACCATTCCGTAATGTTGGATAGGTAATTATAGTGTCTGTTGGATATATACCCGGGCGATTACAAATTGAATTAGTATGCTcctatttttaagatttttagacATTAGAGAAATGCATTAATACCTTGAAGTACCACAATAAATATCCCTTCTCATTCAATCCAGAATCCTTTGATTCTTGCCACTGAATTCATTGGAGCAGTCCTTTGCGGTCTGAAATATACACTGGGTATAATGAATATTGGAATGAAATCCAAAAACGATAATGAGAAGCGAAAGAAATAAATCATGCCTTACccataatatcatgaaaaaataatgaaattatcaaatattgaaaacaaaagacTGAAAACAATTCCATTTGTTTACTCATTTAGAAACGAAACGGCACCCTATAGTACTTTTACGAAGTGTTGCGAAAAGATTCAAAGTCTTACTTGGAGAATCATCGCGGTTAAATGAACGATGCGGGAACCAGAAGTGGActcaaaaaagaggaaaataaggaaaattatcaCTAAGTATACCATCATTAAGAGAAAAATCCTCACTCCCTGGaacgaaaaaaaggaaacaccATGAAAAGGTAATTTTGACCCGGAAACGGAACAAAAGAAGAGCATATCTTTTACGTAATTAAAATTCCAAAGGAATCGAAAGAATGTACGGGAGGcagaatttcatttaattttctagGTTACGGGTTGTTATGaatcaatacaaaataaaaaatatcatgtcCCGAAGCTAGGCTTATTCAATTTAGGGCTCTTGTGAAAAATAAGTTAACGCGTTAATTAATGGACCCTTGCGATCCTAGATACGGGAAGGACTGCCAAATCACAGAGCTAGATGAAAAAGTAATCGGCAAAAAGGTGGAATTCAGCGGCTGCCAGGAAAAAATACAGTCCTACTATTATGAAATTACATATATATAGGTAAGTGTTGATATTAATTTTAGAAGTCTTACTCCCctcatttttcgaaaaaaattcaaatctctCCTCAAGAGTCTGAAATTGACTGATCACCAATGGAAATGGAAGCTGGGAGCAAAATACAAAGTAAAATTACCTCTATAGTTTACCTAGACGACTGAGAATCGGGGACTAACCCCTGCAACCTTCATTATTCCTACCAGCAAATTTTACTGCATAAAAAGTAGTGTTTGGGGAGTGCGTCTCCCGCCGCCTTTTTGAATGTGTTGGTGTGGTTGGCCGGCGGGCCGTTCCTGGGCGCTGAGTGCGGGAGGGtggacttcctttttttcttggcaGTCTACAGTCCGCTCTCGAAGGGACAGTACGAAGAGAGAGCGTGGAAAGAGGAAAGAAAGTGTGAACCTTTCTGTATCTGTCGCGAATAAACCTTTGGCCACTGAACaaatggtccttcgggccggatacCTGTTTATTCGCGACTGTGTGATAAGTACTGCATGAGGCTACAATTGCAGAGGAACAATTGTGAATTACAGTGAGCATTACACTGCCATTCGACCGGGGAGGTGCCTGTGAACTTCGTGCCGTCGCTCCGTCACGCCGCAGTGAGTTAACCCATACCCAAACTTTTGGATGGTGGACTGTGTATCTCACCCCTCCCACTGGCTCCCTATCCTCCCTCCTCTCGCAAAAGCCCCTACTCCTCTTCCCCCGCGAATGAGCGTGCTGTACTTCCCCTCACCTCGCTGTCTGTCTCTCCCCTCTCTTCTCCCACTGACTTCCTATCCTCCCTCCTCTCGCGAAATCAGCTGTGCGCTGCTCGCCCTGGTTTGCGAAGTTTCTTACGGGGCTGTTACTCGTCTGTTTTGCGCACTTTTAGGCGCAAAGTACTTTAATAGTTTACTTTCCCACGTCTTCGTTTTGAGCATTACTTCAATACCGGCTACCCGTCAGGATCCTAGTAAACATTATGTCTATGACGACGAAGCAACTGATTGCGCAGCAGGAACAACGGGATCGTGCAATTACTAGGTTAGTGCCGAATTTAAAGAAGAAGGGCGCTGCAAATATCACTAAGGAAGCCATTCAGAGTAGAATCGACTCACTGAAGCAGTATTGGAACGATTACACTTCCACGCACTTTGAGCTGGTGACGCGGGAAGACGTGTCGAAGGAGCGTTATTTAGTGGATGGACAATATGAGAAGACGGAGGAGATTTATTATGATACGTGCGCTGAACTAAAAGCCATGCTCGCCCAGTTACTTGATGTACCTACGACCTCATCTGGACAAGGTGGAGCTGATCAGGCCGATCACGCTAATTTCCAACTTCCCATTCAGCTTCCGAGAACAACGTTGCCGAGCTTTTCGGGTACATTTGCGGATTGGGAATCGTTCTGCGATCTATTTACAGCAATAGTGGACGGAGAGCATCGATTTTCTCCTGCTACAAAGTTGCAATATTTAAAGATGTGCCTAAAGGATTCTGCAGCGGAGTTTGTAAAAAACATCTCTGTTACGGACGCCAACTACAAACCGACCTGGGAGGCCCTGAAAGCCAGGTACAGTAATCCACGACTGTGCTTGCACACTCATCTGTCTACTCTAATGAATTTGCCAAAGATGATGAAGGAGTCAGCATCGGAATTGCGGACGTTAGTTGACCGAACGATTCAGGTGGTTCGAGCGCTAGAGAACCTGGGTCGTCCAGTGGCAACATGGGACGACTGGCTTGTCTTCATCACGGCTCAGCGTTTGGATAAAGAATCGCGAAAATCATGGGAGTCACACCTGACCACCAAGGACCGGTTGAGTAATCTCACACCAAATAGTGAAGCGAATCCAAACTTATTTCCCAGTTTTAGGGAGCTCGTAGAGTTTCTCGAGGGTCGTATCCGTGCCTTAGAGATGATAGCTCCTCTTACGAGTTGGGACAAAGGAAGTAACACGACGCCCAAATTTTCCTCGTCTGGGGCGAAGTCTTTTCACGTGGAGACTAAGCGACTATCTTCCACAAGCACCCGTAATTGTCCTATATGCTCAATGGACCACTATATAGCCGTCTGTTCCGGTTTCCTAGAAAAGACTCCTGTTGAACGGAGAGATGAGGCTCGAAAATTACACCTCTGCTTCAACTGTTTGGGTCGTCATCGCTTCAAGGAGTGTAAGTCTGTTAAGCGCTGTGTCACTTGTCGTGGACGACATCATTCTTTGTTACATACAGTAACGGTTGGCAACGATGTGTGTGCTGCTAAAGATACTGAGGCTGAACCTCAATTAAAGTCTCATGTTGAGGCAAATGGCATAGCAGTAAACACACTCACGGCCAACTTGGCTGCTCCAATCCACTCCGTAATTCTCGCTACGGCTCAGGTACTGGTCACGGGTCCTCGAGGGGTCCAAGTAAAAGCTCGGGCGCTGTTAGACAACGGCTCCGAAGTATCCTTCATTACCGAGGTCTTAGCACAGCTTCTTCATTTACCCCGCCAGCGAACGCAGATTCCTCTGTCAGGAATCGGCGCAGCTGAGGCTGGCACTGCACTGAACATCGTTCAACTCTCACTGTATTCCGTTTATTCGCCATCTTTCTGCCTTGAAGTTAAGGCCTTAGTACTACCGCGGCTCACGAATCAACTACCTACAAGAGAGATAATTGAGGCAGATTTGTCTTTGTTCTCCAATCTGCAGATGGCTGACCCACTATTTTATAAGCCTGAGACCATCGACCTCATCCTTGGTGCAGATGTCTACGGATTATTACTACGCCAAGGCCTGCAAAGATTCCCTCACCGACAGATCATCGCTCAGAACACTGCTCTTGGATGGGTCATCTCGGGACCAACTGTAGGGAGCGAGTCACGGCGGGCGGGATCCACTCCAAGTCGGTCTCTCGTCTCATTGCATTGCGAGGCTGTACAGAATCTGCTGGATGATCTTCAGCGATTTTGGGAAGTAGAAGAAGTTCCTCCCTCCACGAGAACTTTGCGCCCCGAGGATGAGCGATGTGAGCAGCACTTCAAGGATACTCACTCTCGTGGGTCGGACGGGAGATATATCGTTCAGCTTCCAATCGTATCAGAGCTTCCTGTAACTGTAGACGAGACTCGTCGAACGTCTCATAGTTCACTTGCGTCGACTGAGCAACGATTCGTTCGGGAGCCCGAGATAGCCGCTGCATACCGAGACTTCATGAAGGTTTATGAGGAACTTGGTAAAGGTTCCAACTTCCGATTCTCAGATAAAGCGGGCCTGGTACCTACCTCATCATGCTGTCGTTCATACCCCATCGTTGAAGCTCCGAGTTGTGTTTGATGCGTCTCGCCGTACTTCACAGCACTACTGTCTGAACGATTTTCTTCTATCTGGTCCTCCTCTGCAAAAGGACCTCGGGCTGGTGCTAATCAACTGGCGACGTCACCGCTTCGTATTTACCGCTGATATTGTAAAGATGTTTCGTCAGATATGGGTACATCCTGCTGACCAGGACCTGCAAAGAATTGTCTGGCGACCGCATCCTAACACCCCAGCGGTGGAGTACCGGCTCACCACGGTCACATATGGCACAGCCTGCGCACCATTTTTGGCGATGCGTTCCCTTCTTCAACTTGCCGAAGATGAGGAGCACCGGTTTCCTCTCGGAGCTGCCTGCCTTCGCGAGGATTCATACGTCGATGACATCTTTTCGGGAGCAGATGAATTACTCATGGCTCAAAGGATCGCTACGCAACTAGTGAAACTGCTGGCCTGTGCAGGAATAGAACTCGACAAATGGGCTGTCAACCATCCAGCTCTTTTGCAACGACGTGCCTCACAGCGTCGTGAATGTGAGCAGGAAAAATCTATTGACTCAAAGGAGCCTATAAAAACTCTTGGCCTTATATGGGAGCCAACAGCTGACCTGTTTGGATTTAACCTGCGAGTAACAGAAATCCACACTATGGCTCTCACTAAAAGGACGGTGCTCTCCAAGATGACGCGTCTCTTTGACCCACTAGGCTGGGTCGCTCCAGTCACTGTCGTCGCAAAAATACTCATGCAAGATATGTGGATTTTAAAGATAGGTTGGGATACACCATTACCTACGGATATTAAGGTTCGATGGACTAactatttcaatgcaattcctaGACTTTCGAAGCTGCGAATTGATCGTTGGCTGCAAACGACGCCGACCTCAAGATGCGAGCTTCACGGCTTTGCAGACGCATCGGAGAGAGCATACGCTGCAGCAATTTATCTACGTGTACTTGACGACGCAAATCAATGTCGAGTATTTCTTCTCGCCGCAAAATCCAAGGTTACCCCAGTTAAAACTATAACAATACCAAAGTTGGAGCTTTGCGGAGCCGCACTCCTTGTTCGTTTGGTCAAtcatttgcagaaaataaaagcattctcgTCGCTACCAGTCTTCGCGTGGTCGGACAGCCAGGTAACTCTCGCCTGGCTCCGAAAGCATCCTAGTTATTGGAAAACCTTCATTGCAAATAGGGTGTCATTTATACAAACTGAGCTGCCTTCTGCTGTGTGGCAGTACGTATCTTCAGAGCAGAATCCAGCTGACCTCCCAAGTCGAGGCTTACACCCTGATGCTCTTATAAATTCATCTCTATGGTGGCGAGGACCAGAATGGCTGCTATCTACCCAGGAAAATTGGCCAAGACAACCTGAACCTCTTATTGTTCCTCAACTATTCGTCGTTCAAGCTGCAGAAGAGAATGCAATATTGAAACGGTTCTCTTCGATAACCAGGCTGATTAGAGTTATGGCCTACTGCCTAAGATTCATTGCGCGCTGTCAACGATCACGGATTCCTAATACCAACTTTCTGTCAACTAGCGAGCTCGCTGCCGCTCGTTGCAAGGTGCTCCAGCTAGCACAATCGTTTGCCTTTTCTGAGGAATTGAAATTACTACGAGCGGGCAAGCCTCTGCCCAGGCGTAATCCGTTACGGGGCCTGAAGCCTTTTCTGGACGAAAACGGTATTCTTCGTGTAGGGGGTCGTCTAAAAAATTCTACTCTTTCATTTTCTGCTAAACACCCATCCATCCTTCCTAAAAGATCCCATCTAAGCCAACTTTTAGTCCAATTTGCTCACCTTTCCTCGCTTCACGGCGGACCTACCCTTACCCTCAATATTTTACGGAGCCAGACTTGGATACTGGGGGACGTGGCACTTGTTAAAGAACTCACGCGGCAGTGTATGATATGTCATCGTGCAATTCATCTGGAAGCCGTCAGCGACCTCACAACTCACTCGTTCCTGGCTGCCTATCGACGCTTTGCTGGACGTCAAGGTGTTTGCCGCACGCTATACAGCGACAATGCAACCACTTTCCAAGGGGCCGCCAAGGAACTGCGGAGGATGTTCGGCGCAGCTTCGGATTTCTACGCTGAAGTTGCTTCAGTCCTGGCCAATGATGGAACAAGTTGGTCTTTCATACCACCGAATTCTCCACATTTTGGTGGTCTATGGGAGGCTGGGGTAAAGTCAACGAAACATCACCTTCTCAGAGTAGTTGGTGAACATACCCTCAAGTTTGAAGAGTTCTCAACAGTTCTCATTCAAATTGAGGCCTGTCTCAACTCCCGACCTCTCCATCCATTGTCCTCTGATCCAGATGACCTAAATGCTCTGACCCCAGCCCACTTTTTAATTGGTGGTACTTTGTTTCTAATTCCAGAACCTGAGTGTCCCAATATTTCAGGTAATTGCTTATCCAGATGGCGTCTTCTTCAACGGCTGCAGCTGAACTTTTGGAAACGCTGGTCACGAGAGTACCTTCACCACCTGCAGCAGAGGACCAAATGGCGTGATACAAAGGAAAACTTCACTGTAGGACAGCTCGTGATCGTCCGAGACGACCGCTACCCACCTTCCAAGTGGCCATTGGGCCGCATAACCGAGGTTCATCCTGGATCGGATGGATTAGTTCGCGTGGTAACAGTGAAAATGGCGAATACCACGCTGCAAGGTCCGATCGTGAGACTCAGTCCGCTGCCAATGCCAGCGGGACAGTAGCCGTGATACCGGCCGATCATGGCGGGCGGACTGCTCCCTGTGCACTGCAGACAGTTCTTTCGTCCTTCAGACGAGGCGGGCGGAATGTTTGGGGAGTGCGTCTCCCGCCGCCTTTTTGAATGTGTTGGTGTGGTTGGCCGGCGGGCCGTTCCTGGGCGCTGAGTGCGGGAGGGtggacttcctttttttcttggcaGTCTACAGTCCGCTCTCGAAGGGACAGTACGAAGAGAGAGCGTGGAAAGAGGAAAGAAAGTGTGAACCTTTCTGTATCTGTCGCGAATAAACCTTTGGCCACTGAACAAGTAGACTTATTAATATTGCACATTGATAATCAAAGGAGGGGTCAAATACgtttaaaaagtgaatttttagGAGCCCATTAATATTTTGTCGTGACTACGATCATTGAAGCGTAGATTTTTACATATAGAATAAGCGAAATTTAAATGCCAGAGAAAAAGTATTACTACTCGTCTCCTTAGCAATGGCAATTCTCAATGCACTCGTGGCCCCCAAAAGCCACAATATAGCAAAGGAGTTTGCAAATGACTATTGTATGCTATAGAATTTACTTAGGGTTTTAGGATTTTGGATACTGACGTAAACCCAGGAAAGAAAGGCTTCATTGTATGCTATAAGATGTTACATCATTCCTACATAATTCCTTATTCCGGCTGCAATACATCCCATCTCCTAAAGACACGAATAATCGAAGAAACGGCAGCTTCGCTTTTAGCAGCTACTTAGCGCGACTTTGATGAGTTAAACATTCACAATTTAAGATATCACGGCTAACTTAACCTTAGCATTGAATGTAAGTCCCCAAATTGTTACAAATAGTTGGCACAACCCTGTGGCCATTATATTGCAACTAATGTCaactaaatttatattattaaaaattaaattcatatttggTACTATATAGTATTTGAAACTATTATAGAAATACCGCGACCTTGTTCATGCAACAGAAACGCAAGCAAAAGGACAAGACAACTTTTTAGACGTCTTTCTATCCAAAAGGGCACATTTACCTTAAGGTGACTTTTTTTGACCCGGAAATGCAGGAAATATGAGGAATTTGCATTTTAGGctagtaataatattttacaatgggTCACGTTAAATTGCTTAAGCCCTATGCTATTAAGTAGgaataagttttcaaaaatgataaaatacatgcaTTGATATGAAAATGATGTCAATATTATGAGTTGCATTGAGTAGCCACACGTAGCCAAACACTGTCATGCATTATATTTTGTCAATTTCGTTTGGataacatttttcatcattagatgAACAAACTGCAGTTcaactaaattatatttaaagatgACGCAAAATGTGCCAAAATTCGAGCAAAAATTGTATCATTtcaaagtggaaaaatatttctagcctGAGAAAAACTTTATTCAGGAAACGCTGAAACAAAGTCAAATGATTTCACCAAAAACTATGCATTGCCTGAGATCATTTTTAATCCATCATGCTACTACAGGAAATGAGTTTGAATTCCTTATAACTCTTTATCATTCTTTCCAATCCTTGTTAGCGCGACAAAAATTAACCCAATTAAGAACCTTATTAGccattaaaattttgctgtagatGCTCATAGAGGAAATGAGTTAATgtggttttttttcctctcaaagGGCAAAGTAAAATATATATGTGGTTACAACTTCGACAGCCAACTCATCCAGTGgcataagtttttatttatttatagtaaatcGCTTGGGTGGTTTGATTGCGCGCGTTTGCCTGAGTGGTTTcatattaaacataaaattactcaaatatgaCTTATCTTTAACTCTTCTTTAACATAATGAATGCACTGGTATATTCCAGTATATTCAAATATGACTTATGTAGTTATATTTTATTGACCTTTAACTCTTATTTAACATAATGTATGCACTTCTGTatcccaggtttcggcacataatgcctcAAAAATGGCTATATGTGCCGAAATCTTGGTAGGTAGAAAGAAAGGAGTGTTAAGAGGAGAAATAGACAAATACTTTCATTGcgtttaatattaaatatttctaacGGATTACTCCAGAAACTATTTATTCTAACCAGTACATTTTTTCAACCTAGAGAAGTTTTTAGGCTTTCTGATTTATAATCATGAGATTAAAAAACAGAATTCCGAACAGGTGGTATCACAGGTAGATGATGGAGGTACTAGAAAATAGATATATATTGGAATGCACTCTATGATTATGTCCCACGTTAAGAGATCTAAAATTTCCCGATTTCATGCATCGAAATAGAGAAATTTTACGAAATcacgtctttttttttaatccatatccTGCGATGTATACAACTAATGAAACGATTACGTAACGCGTGTAACTTATATACAGAGGATAAAAATGGTACTAATGGGTCGCTTCAATTATTTCGATCACCGATCACCATTCACCAGAGTGAGTCTACATCTACTTCTATATCTAAATACTACCCTGAAAGCCGTCTAAAAgtcgtgcggcagggggtgttagctTTACTCATGCTCAAAAgaaataacgactagcatttatttaagtccttaaaacaaaagtaacgattcctctttcaccatcagaagtaaattataattaaaattaaatttcgtaaAAAGTTACCGTTACAAGTAAATATATTGCAAAAGTTACAAGTTATGCGATTACTCTTTCTCTACAACTTACCAGCACTGATTATTGCTGATGTCGTTACGACCAATATCGGTCACTACAATTACGACATTACAATCACGAATGATCGACGAACGAAATCGGTTGTGAGCTAACAAAAGGGTTGTGTCTTCGTAGGAATGATTCCGATTGTCTTTCGATCAGACAAAAGATCTCAATCGCTCATATCGGTTGTTCACGTCCGACCCATCACTACAAAAATACACACATCGAATCGTATTGTTTCTTTATTATGACGTAATAATGGGTGCTatggagaaaatgttttataaatttaaatgttttattttaatttctcgaGTTACTTAGCATACTATTGGATTGGGGACGTAGTCCGTAATCACCACCTATAAGCCTGATTACGTTAATAATTCGTTATTTCATGCACGAAATATTTACGTTCCTGTTTAGAGCATTTTTATCTCTTGGCAATAAAAATTCAGTTAGTTAAAAGTTGATATTTCTTGCAACGTTAAAGCACGGTTTTACCAGTTTACAAGAGGTGGTGCATTAATTTGTTTCatcaaactttaattttatacTTGCTAATGGATTAAATTACTTGTACATGGATGCAATCGTACAGCtttattctaatttatttatatatagttTGTTTTACCAAACCACCATATCAAACCTCTAGCTATAAACACCAACGAGAGACTATGACATTTCCTCGACCCTTCCATGTATCCATCCTTCATTAATTTGtttcgcaattttttcataaCCTGATTCAGACTAAAAATTATACCGGTAAGGCTAAACCGTCATGATTGCGGTTTATTAACGGTGAAAGAAtatgatgaagtaattttcaaaGGTTACACTTAGCTGTCTCATATTCCCTCCCTCTTTCGGAGGAAAATTAACTCCTTTGACGACAGTTGAAAAGCGTGGTACGCAACGTATCCCGTCGTCACTTTCCGCTCAGCTCCACAATTTGCATAATATGCTCTCTCCCAATTGCAAGGCGCCATGCTATCCGTCATTCGTATTTTGAGCACCACAGAAACATAAATCAACACTACATAGCTACCCCACACATACTTACTCGCTCTCAAAGAAGTGTGATCTGATTTGAATGAATTAGTTTGTATATAAAGTGATATACAAGTACAAGATTTGTTAAAAGAGACGCTGAAATATTTCCTGtcgatttattttaacacgacgcaTTCCGTTgttgcaaacaacattatcaagtgcaataTTATGCCTCATCCACCCTGGAACCTTCTATATCCCACACTCCGCCCCTCTTTCGAGACCCTATGAGACGACCCTTTCTTTCACAaccttcaatatccccacttTTCGGCACCCAAACCCTATCCTTCTTCTTACCCCATCCGCTAAAGCACTAAGGAAGAAATATAAGGCATAATATTGATGATATTGTTTGTGAAAACAAAACGTGccgtgttaaaataaatcctaTGAAAATATTGCAACATCTCTTTAAATTAATACTAAGAACTTCGACTACAtagtgccacatatcatacaagatacgGTGCAAAAGAGGTGGCGATTACATATGATGCactaagttttaaatttttacatgataATGGATAAAATTACTTAGTTATGGCTACAAGCGTTCACCGTACTTCTAATTtatcatttaatgtcatttttaattCGCCTTTGGTGCACCATAGTGACATAAATCAACACTACATA
This genomic interval from Ischnura elegans chromosome 5, ioIscEleg1.1, whole genome shotgun sequence contains the following:
- the LOC124159724 gene encoding uncharacterized protein LOC124159724; translated protein: MTTKQLIAQQEQRDRAITRLVPNLKKKGAANITKEAIQSRIDSLKQYWNDYTSTHFELVTREDVSKERYLVDGQYEKTEEIYYDTCAELKAMLAQLLDVPTTSSGQGGADQADHANFQLPIQLPRTTLPSFSGTFADWESFCDLFTAIVDGEHRFSPATKLQYLKMCLKDSAAEFVKNISVTDANYKPTWEALKARYSNPRLCLHTHLSTLMNLPKMMKESASELRTLVDRTIQVVRALENLGRPVATWDDWLVFITAQRLDKESRKSWESHLTTKDRLSNLTPNSEANPNLFPSFRELVEFLEGRIRALEMIAPLTSWDKGSNTTPKFSSSGAKSFHVETKRLSSTSTRNCPICSMDHYIAVCSGFLEKTPVERRDEARKLHLCFNCLGRHRFKECKSVKRCVTCRGRHHSLLHTVTVGNDVCAAKDTEAEPQLKSHVEANGIAVNTLTANLAAPIHSVILATAQVLVTGPRGVQVKARALLDNGSEVSFITEVLAQLLHLPRQRTQIPLSGIGAAEAGTALNIVQLSLYSVYSPSFCLEVKALVLPRLTNQLPTREIIEADLSLFSNLQMADPLFYKPETIDLILGADVYGLLLRQGLQRFPHRQIIAQNTALGWVISGPTVGSESRRAGSTPSRSLVSLHCEAVQNLLDDLQRFWEVEEVPPSTRTLRPEDERCEQHFKDTHSRGSDGRYIVQLPIVSELPVTVDETRRTSHSSLASTEQRFVREPEIAAAYRDFMKVYEELGKGSNFRFSDKAGLVPTSSCCRSYPIVEAPSCV
- the LOC124159726 gene encoding uncharacterized protein LOC124159726 translates to MFRQIWVHPADQDLQRIVWRPHPNTPAVEYRLTTVTYGTACAPFLAMRSLLQLAEDEEHRFPLGAACLREDSYVDDIFSGADELLMAQRIATQLVKLLACAGIELDKWAVNHPALLQRRASQRRECEQEKSIDSKEPIKTLGLIWEPTADLFGFNLRVTEIHTMALTKRTVLSKMTRLFDPLGWVAPVTVVAKILMQDMWILKIGWDTPLPTDIKVRWTNYFNAIPRLSKLRIDRWLQTTPTSRCELHGFADASERAYAAAIYLRVLDDANQCRVFLLAAKSKVTPVKTITIPKLELCGAALLVRLVNHLQKIKAFSSLPVFAWSDSQVTLAWLRKHPSYWKTFIANRVSFIQTELPSAVWQYVSSEQNPADLPSRGLHPDALINSSLWWRGPEWLLSTQENWPRQPEPLIVPQLFVVQAAEENAILKRFSSITRLIRVMAYCLRFIARCQRSRIPNTNFLSTSELAAARCKVLQLAQSFAFSEELKLLRAGKPLPRRNPLRGLKPFLDENGILRVGGRLKNSTLSFSAKHPSILPKRSHLSQLLVQFAHLSSLHGGPTLTLNILRSQTWILGDVALVKELTRQCMICHRAIHLEAVSDLTTHSFLAAYRRFAGRQGVCRTLYSDNATTFQGAAKELRRMFGAASDFYAEVASVLANDGTSWSFIPPNSPHFGGLWEAGVKSTKHHLLRVVGEHTLKFEEFSTVLIQIEACLNSRPLHPLSSDPDDLNALTPAHFLIGGTLFLIPEPECPNISGNCLSRWRLLQRLQLNFWKRWSREYLHHLQQRTKWRDTKENFTVGQLVIVRDDRYPPSKWPLGRITEVHPGSDGLVRVVTVKMANTTLQGPIVRLSPLPMPAGQ